One region of Cygnus atratus isolate AKBS03 ecotype Queensland, Australia chromosome 25, CAtr_DNAZoo_HiC_assembly, whole genome shotgun sequence genomic DNA includes:
- the LOC118258294 gene encoding vasoactive intestinal polypeptide receptor 1-like isoform X2, with translation MECPWQLPGSCTLLLLLLALPMLRVRATHPDCSVVLYFQEQEAECLEIIRSESQMPAPSTAPGQQGCQTAWDGVSCWPAVSVGQSQAVACPDILHVFKKSKALIQRNCTEAGWSLPSPPYYNACELEDIRSGNDTEAKKGYFVTMKVLYTCGYSTSLAALFLAIGIFSCFRKLHCTRNSIHIHFFTSFILRGAAVFIKDAVLFSDESVDHCTMSTVNCKAAIAFFQYSVLANFYWLLVEGMYLQTLLLLTFTSDKSYIWWYILIGWGVPMLTVCVWVATRLQYDNHGCWDDYTSRYWWVIKAPILLAIFVNFLIFLNVTRMLAQKIRSPDISKNYKQQYMRLTKSTLLLIPLFGVHYVVFALFPEHIGVDARLYFELVLGSYQGFLVALLYCFLNGEVQAEIKRNWGKWQSSMESNVFNLATQDFTA, from the exons ATGGAGTGCCCGTGGCAGCTCCCCGGCTCCTGCACgttgctgctcctgctgctggcgctCCCGATGCTTCGG GTGCGAGCGACGCATCCCGACTGCTCTGTCGTCCTCTATTTCCAAGAGCAAGAGGCTGAGTGCTTGGAGATTATCAGGAGTGAAAGCCAAATGCCAGCCCCCTCCACCGCCCCCGGGCAGCAAG GCTGCCAGACAGCGTGGGATGGAGTGAGCTGCTGGCCAGCTGTGTCCGTCGGTCAATCCCAAGCCGTCGCCTGTCCCGACATCCTCCACGTCTTCAAGAAGTCCAAAG CGCTGATCCAGAGGAACTGCACCGAGGCAGGATGGAGCCTCCCCAGCCCACCCTACTACAACGCCTGCGAGCTGGAGGACATCAGGAGTGGCAACGACACTGAGGCCAAG AAAGGCTACTTTGTCACCATGAAGGTGCTTTACACCTGCGGCTACTCCACGTCCCTGGCAGCCCTGTTCCTGGCCATTGGCATATTCTCCTGCTTCAG GAAGCTGCACTGCACCAGGAACTCCATCCACATCCACTTCTTCACCTCCTTCATCCTGCGTGGGGCCGCCGTCTTCATCAAGGATGCTGTCCTCTTCTCGGATGAGTCCGTCGACCACTGCACAATGTCAACG GTGAACTGCAAAGCAGCCATCGCCTTCTTCCAGTACTCAGTCCTGGCTAACTTCTActggctgctggtggagggCATGTACCTGCAGaccctcctgctgctcaccTTCACCTCCGACAAGAGTTACATCTGGTGGTACATCCTCATCGGCTGGG GTGTCCCCATGCTGACGGTGTGCGTCTGGGTGGCCACCAGGCTGCAGTACGACAACCATGG CTGCTGGGATGACTACACAAGCCGGTACTGGTGGGTGATCAAGGCTCCCATCCTCCTGGCCATATTT GTGAacttcctcatcttcctcaaTGTTACCAGGATGTTAGCGCAGAAGATAAGGTCCCCAGACATCAGCAAAAACTATAAGCAGCAGTACAT GAGGCTGACCAAGTCCACGCTGCTCCTGATCCCCCTCTTCGGGGTGCACTACGTGGTGTTCGCACTCTTCCCTGAGCACATCGGCGTGGATGCCCGGCTGTACTTTGAGCTGGTCCTCGGCTCCTACCAG gGGTTCCTGGTGGCTCTGCTGTACTGCTTCCTGAACGGGGAG GTCCAGGCTGAGATCAAGAGGAACTGGGGCAAATGGCAGTCGTCCATGGAGAGCAACGTCTTCAACCTGGCCACCCAAGACTTCACGGCATGA
- the LOC118258294 gene encoding vasoactive intestinal polypeptide receptor 1-like isoform X1 — translation MECPWQLPGSCTLLLLLLALPMLRVRATHPDCSVVLYFQEQEAECLEIIRSESQMPAPSTAPGQQGCQTAWDGVSCWPAVSVGQSQAVACPDILHVFKKSKALIQRNCTEAGWSLPSPPYYNACELEDIRSGNDTEAKKGYFVTMKVLYTCGYSTSLAALFLAIGIFSCFRKLHCTRNSIHIHFFTSFILRGAAVFIKDAVLFSDESVDHCTMSTVNCKAAIAFFQYSVLANFYWLLVEGMYLQTLLLLTFTSDKSYIWWYILIGWGVPMLTVCVWVATRLQYDNHGCWDDYTSRYWWVIKAPILLAIFVNFLIFLNVTRMLAQKIRSPDISKNYKQQYMRLTKSTLLLIPLFGVHYVVFALFPEHIGVDARLYFELVLGSYQGFLVALLYCFLNGEVSVTPWHAQHARGPLFLAPRLHPRLGCSSHPSAECWWVPLEPAPLRAVASGPG, via the exons ATGGAGTGCCCGTGGCAGCTCCCCGGCTCCTGCACgttgctgctcctgctgctggcgctCCCGATGCTTCGG GTGCGAGCGACGCATCCCGACTGCTCTGTCGTCCTCTATTTCCAAGAGCAAGAGGCTGAGTGCTTGGAGATTATCAGGAGTGAAAGCCAAATGCCAGCCCCCTCCACCGCCCCCGGGCAGCAAG GCTGCCAGACAGCGTGGGATGGAGTGAGCTGCTGGCCAGCTGTGTCCGTCGGTCAATCCCAAGCCGTCGCCTGTCCCGACATCCTCCACGTCTTCAAGAAGTCCAAAG CGCTGATCCAGAGGAACTGCACCGAGGCAGGATGGAGCCTCCCCAGCCCACCCTACTACAACGCCTGCGAGCTGGAGGACATCAGGAGTGGCAACGACACTGAGGCCAAG AAAGGCTACTTTGTCACCATGAAGGTGCTTTACACCTGCGGCTACTCCACGTCCCTGGCAGCCCTGTTCCTGGCCATTGGCATATTCTCCTGCTTCAG GAAGCTGCACTGCACCAGGAACTCCATCCACATCCACTTCTTCACCTCCTTCATCCTGCGTGGGGCCGCCGTCTTCATCAAGGATGCTGTCCTCTTCTCGGATGAGTCCGTCGACCACTGCACAATGTCAACG GTGAACTGCAAAGCAGCCATCGCCTTCTTCCAGTACTCAGTCCTGGCTAACTTCTActggctgctggtggagggCATGTACCTGCAGaccctcctgctgctcaccTTCACCTCCGACAAGAGTTACATCTGGTGGTACATCCTCATCGGCTGGG GTGTCCCCATGCTGACGGTGTGCGTCTGGGTGGCCACCAGGCTGCAGTACGACAACCATGG CTGCTGGGATGACTACACAAGCCGGTACTGGTGGGTGATCAAGGCTCCCATCCTCCTGGCCATATTT GTGAacttcctcatcttcctcaaTGTTACCAGGATGTTAGCGCAGAAGATAAGGTCCCCAGACATCAGCAAAAACTATAAGCAGCAGTACAT GAGGCTGACCAAGTCCACGCTGCTCCTGATCCCCCTCTTCGGGGTGCACTACGTGGTGTTCGCACTCTTCCCTGAGCACATCGGCGTGGATGCCCGGCTGTACTTTGAGCTGGTCCTCGGCTCCTACCAG gGGTTCCTGGTGGCTCTGCTGTACTGCTTCCTGAACGGGGAGGTGAGTGTCACCCCATGGCATGCACA ACATGCACGGGGTCCCCTCTTTCTTGCACCCCGACTCCACCCTCGATTGGGGTGCAGCTCCCACCCCTCCGCAGAGTGCTGGTGGGTGCCCCTGGAGCCAGCACCACTCCGTGCTGTCGCTTCAGGTCCAGGCTGA
- the PRR29 gene encoding LOW QUALITY PROTEIN: proline-rich protein 29 (The sequence of the model RefSeq protein was modified relative to this genomic sequence to represent the inferred CDS: substituted 1 base at 1 genomic stop codon): protein MEVGAAGDPKGVWGDPAAGTYIIPQGLPPVPCPHGAVPVSQQPVVILQQLPGTLAQPTRAPHLREDLIELMMIQNSQMYQVVMNSLAVSALTSFGFGPSPAAAQPLMVPLQTGEEEEAMVFHHHYVPYAGPTPILAWPVPAGAGGPVVMRYQDMAAEDGEPXVARGWHLLLSLVLSTSAVPPPPPPSATGTVGANVPPSSEYYDMLEQQQ, encoded by the exons ATGGAGGTCGGGGCAGCGGGGGACCCcaagggggtctggggggaccCGGCGGCTGGGACCTACATCATCCCGCAAGGG CTCCCACCTGTGCCATGTCCCCACGGCGCCGTGCCGGTGTCCCAGCAGCCGGTGGTGATCCTCCAGCAGCTTCCTGGGACCCTAGCCCAGCCCACCAGAGCCCCACACCTGCGGGAAG ATTTAATCGAGTTGATGATGATTCAAAACTCCCAAATGTACCAGGTGGTGATGAACAGCCTGGCTGTGTCGGCATTGACGTCCTTCGGGTTCGGaccatctccagctgctgcccag CCACTCATGGTGCCTTTGCAGACcggagaggaagaggaggccaTGGTTTTCCACCACCACTACGTCCCCTACGCCGGTCCCACTCCCATCCTGGCATGGCCAGTcccggctggggctgggggaccgGTGGTCATGCGCTACCAGGACATGGCAGCAGAGGACGGGGAGCCGTGAGTAGCAAGG GGCTGGCATTTACTCCTGTCCTTGGTCCTTTCCACCAGCGCAGTGccacctcctccaccccccAGCGCCACAGGGACCGTAGGAGCCAATGTCCCACCATCATCAG AGTACTACGAcatgctggagcagcagcagtga
- the LOC118258295 gene encoding 1-acyl-sn-glycerol-3-phosphate acyltransferase alpha-like, protein MEAALLQGLLLLLFFAALLLYQHNATFNYFCKVAFFNCWVVAMATLLSPLAALRGRSVENMKLLRAAIQPLKHLYGIKMQVRGSEHLNTEEPYVIVCNHQASLDLMGMVEVIPDRCVPIAKKELMYMGTVGWACWLSGIIFIDRHKRGDAIDVISQTAKTIRRENLRVLIFPEGTRNQDKSMLPFKRGAFHLAVQAQVPIFPIVISPYWDFFSSKDKKFTSGTCTIQVLPKIETQGLSPKDVPELTETIRKAMVDVFSEMVANQRGDQRAEHPLPPCSAGATKGTGSPRHKGDTAGTSD, encoded by the exons ATGGaggctgccctgctccaggggctgctgctcctcctcttcttcgctgccctgctgctctACCAGCACAATGCCACCTTCAACTACTTCTGCAAGGTGGCCTTCTTTAACTGCTGGGTTGTGGCCATGGCCactctcctctcccccttgGCGGCTCTTCGGGGACGCTCCGTGGAGAACATGAA GCTCCTGCGCGCTGCGATCCAGCCCCTCAAGCACCTGTACGGCATCAAGATGCAGGTGCGGGGCTCTGAGCATCTGAATACCGAGGAGCCCTACGTGATAGTTTGCAACCACCAAGCTTCCCTTGACCTCATGG GCATGGTGGAAGTGATCCCCGACCGCTGCGTGCCCATCGCCAAGAAGGAGCTCATGTACATGGGCACTGTGGGGTGGGCCTGCTGGCTCAGCGGCATCATCTTCATTGACCGCCACAAGAGGGGAGATGCCATAGATGTCATCTCCCAGACGGCCAAGACCATACGGCGTGAAAAT CTCCGGGTGCTGATTTTCCCCGAAGGCACCAGAAACCAGGACAAATCCATGCTGCCCTTCAAGCGCGGGGCTTTTCACTTGGCTGTGCAGGCTCAG GTTCCCATTTTCCCCATTGTGATCTCCCCGTACTGGGACTTCTTCAGCTCCAAGGATAAGAAATTCACCTCTG gGACATGTACCATCCAAGTCCTCCCCAAGATAGAAACCCAGGGCCTGAGCCCGAAGGATGTCCCTGAGCTAACAGAGACCATCCGCAAAGCCATGGTTGATGTCTTCTCTGAGATGGTTGCAAATCAGCGGGGGGACCAGCGCGCTGAGCACCCTCTGCCCCCGTGCTCTGCTGGAGCCACCAAGGGGACTGGCAGCCCACGGCACAAgggggacacagctgggaccAGTGATTAG